The following coding sequences are from one Hymenobacter sp. DG25A window:
- a CDS encoding GH3 auxin-responsive promoter family protein: MGLKSVLSRPFAAFIYHRYQQWQRNPVATQQRVFKQIVGQAAQTAFGRDHEFAAMTTPADLARQVPVRDYEGLAPYFNRLKQGEANVFWPGKPLYLAKSSGTTSGAKYIPITEASISNHINGARDALLHYVHATGRSQFLDGKLIFLTGSPVLENVGGIPTGRLSGIINHHIPAYLRRNQLPSYATNCIEDWETKLDHIADEMLGQHLTLISGIPPWVQMYFDKIVARTGRPVGEVFPDFNLFVYGGVNFEPYRKKLFETIGRPIDHIELFPASEGFLAFQDEPGNPGLLLLLDTGIFYEFIPAERIFEANPPRLTLADVELDKQYALVLNSNAGLWGYSIGDTIRFVSLAPYRVVVTGRIKHYLSAFGEHVIGEEVEQILRDAMQQHPEIEVVEFTVAPHISDNPLVDSYHEWLIEFAHPPKDIAGFATALDEGLRQRNVYYNDLIKGRILTPLQITSLPLGAFQRYMKSLGKLGGQNKVPRLSNDRKVADGLLSVI, translated from the coding sequence ATGGGTCTGAAATCTGTTCTTAGCCGCCCTTTTGCTGCCTTTATATACCACCGCTACCAACAGTGGCAGCGGAATCCGGTAGCCACTCAGCAGCGCGTATTCAAGCAAATTGTGGGGCAGGCTGCCCAAACTGCTTTCGGGCGCGACCATGAGTTTGCGGCCATGACCACGCCCGCCGACCTGGCCCGGCAGGTTCCGGTGCGCGACTACGAAGGTTTGGCCCCCTACTTCAACCGCCTGAAGCAGGGCGAAGCCAATGTGTTCTGGCCGGGCAAGCCCCTGTACCTGGCCAAATCCAGTGGCACTACCTCCGGGGCCAAGTATATTCCCATCACGGAGGCCAGCATCTCCAATCATATCAATGGCGCCCGCGACGCCCTGTTGCATTATGTGCATGCCACGGGCCGCAGCCAGTTCCTGGATGGCAAGCTGATTTTCCTCACCGGCTCCCCGGTGTTGGAAAATGTGGGTGGCATACCCACGGGGCGGCTTTCCGGGATTATCAACCACCATATCCCAGCCTATCTGCGGCGCAATCAGCTGCCCAGCTATGCTACCAACTGTATTGAGGATTGGGAAACAAAGCTGGACCACATTGCCGATGAAATGCTGGGCCAGCATCTCACCCTTATTTCCGGCATTCCCCCGTGGGTGCAGATGTACTTTGACAAGATTGTTGCCCGCACGGGCCGGCCGGTAGGAGAGGTATTTCCTGATTTTAATCTGTTCGTGTACGGCGGGGTAAACTTTGAGCCCTATCGTAAAAAGCTGTTTGAAACCATAGGGCGCCCCATCGACCACATTGAGCTGTTTCCGGCCTCTGAAGGTTTCCTGGCCTTTCAGGATGAGCCCGGCAATCCGGGCCTCTTACTGCTGCTCGATACGGGCATTTTTTACGAGTTTATTCCCGCCGAGCGCATTTTTGAGGCAAACCCGCCCCGCCTGACCCTGGCCGATGTAGAGCTGGACAAGCAGTACGCCCTAGTGCTCAATTCCAATGCCGGCCTCTGGGGCTACAGCATTGGCGACACCATACGCTTTGTGAGTCTTGCCCCGTACCGCGTTGTGGTTACTGGCCGCATCAAGCATTACCTGTCGGCTTTTGGAGAACATGTAATTGGGGAAGAGGTAGAGCAGATTCTGCGTGATGCTATGCAGCAGCACCCGGAGATAGAAGTGGTGGAGTTTACCGTCGCCCCGCACATCAGCGACAACCCCTTGGTTGACTCCTACCATGAGTGGCTTATCGAGTTTGCGCACCCACCCAAAGACATAGCCGGTTTTGCGACAGCCTTGGATGAAGGCCTACGCCAGCGCAACGTGTACTATAATGATTTGATAAAGGGCCGCATCCTGACTCCTCTCCAAATCACAAGCTTACCACTGGGGGCATTCCAACGCTACATGAAGAGCCTGGGCAAGCTGGGCGGGCAGAACAAAGTGCCGCGACTGAGTAATGATAGGAAAGTAGCCGATGGGCTGCTAAGCGTCATCTGA
- a CDS encoding 1-deoxy-D-xylulose-5-phosphate reductoisomerase — MRDFLPKRVTLLGSTGSIGTQALDVIRSHRGRFSVTALSAQSNADLLVQQAREFRPAAVVIGDESKYAAVKEALANQPETEVLAGAAALADVAGRDDTDIVLTAMVGYAGLLPTVRAIRAGKAIALANKETLVVAGQLITELVKQHGVGLYPVDSEHSAIFQCLVGEERNPIEKIILTASGGPFRGRTMEQLAQVTKAQALKHPNWDMGAKITIDSASLMNKGLEVIEAKWLFNLTDDQIDVVVHPQSIIHSLVQFQDGSLKAQMGLPDMKLPIQYALGYPERLPSDFPRFSFLDYPQLTFEQPDRTTFRNLPLAFEAMRRGGNAPCVLNAANEIAVAAFLRDQVGFLQMPDIVEECLARVSYLAEPSLDDYVYTDQETRRVALELVKI, encoded by the coding sequence ATGCGTGATTTCCTCCCCAAACGCGTTACCCTGCTTGGCTCCACCGGTTCCATCGGCACGCAGGCACTAGACGTTATTCGTAGCCACCGCGGCCGATTCTCGGTAACGGCCCTGTCGGCGCAATCCAACGCCGATTTGCTGGTGCAGCAGGCCCGCGAGTTCCGGCCCGCCGCTGTGGTGATTGGTGATGAAAGCAAGTACGCGGCGGTTAAGGAGGCGCTGGCCAATCAGCCCGAAACCGAAGTGCTGGCCGGGGCCGCCGCCCTGGCCGATGTAGCCGGCCGCGACGATACCGATATTGTGCTGACGGCCATGGTGGGCTATGCCGGGTTGCTGCCCACCGTACGCGCCATTCGGGCCGGGAAAGCCATTGCTCTGGCCAATAAGGAAACGCTGGTGGTGGCCGGCCAGCTAATAACCGAGCTGGTGAAGCAGCACGGCGTGGGCTTGTATCCGGTGGACTCCGAGCATTCTGCTATTTTTCAGTGTCTGGTAGGGGAGGAGCGCAACCCCATCGAGAAAATTATTCTTACGGCGTCCGGCGGGCCTTTCCGGGGGCGCACTATGGAGCAGCTGGCGCAGGTAACCAAAGCGCAGGCCCTGAAACACCCTAACTGGGACATGGGCGCCAAAATCACCATCGATTCGGCTTCCCTGATGAACAAAGGGCTGGAGGTGATTGAGGCCAAATGGCTCTTCAACCTCACCGATGACCAGATTGACGTGGTGGTGCATCCGCAAAGCATTATTCACTCCCTGGTGCAGTTTCAGGATGGCTCATTGAAAGCTCAAATGGGCCTGCCGGATATGAAACTGCCCATTCAGTACGCGCTGGGCTACCCGGAGCGGCTGCCATCCGACTTCCCCCGCTTCTCGTTTCTGGACTACCCGCAACTCACCTTTGAGCAGCCCGACCGCACCACTTTCCGCAACCTGCCGCTGGCGTTTGAAGCCATGCGCCGGGGCGGCAACGCGCCCTGCGTACTTAATGCAGCCAATGAAATTGCCGTAGCCGCGTTCCTGCGCGACCAGGTAGGCTTTCTGCAAATGCCCGATATCGTGGAGGAGTGCCTCGCGCGGGTTTCGTACCTTGCCGAACCTTCGCTGGATGACTATGTTTACACCGACCAGGAAACCCGC
- a CDS encoding OsmC family peroxiredoxin, with the protein MINQRGNAVWNGDNKGSGEISTQSGLVKAPYSVGARFEGQKGTNPEELIGAAHAGCYTMFLTGQLTKAGAQVKQLRTESKVTLDTSGDIPKVVKISLKTEGEVEGITQEEFQKHAEFAKQNCPISQLLQAVPEMELASATLKS; encoded by the coding sequence ATGATCAATCAACGTGGCAATGCCGTATGGAACGGCGACAACAAAGGCAGCGGCGAAATTTCTACCCAAAGCGGCCTGGTAAAAGCCCCCTACTCCGTGGGGGCGCGCTTTGAAGGGCAAAAGGGCACCAACCCGGAAGAGCTTATTGGAGCAGCGCACGCGGGCTGCTATACCATGTTTCTCACGGGCCAGCTGACCAAAGCCGGGGCGCAGGTAAAGCAGCTCCGTACAGAGTCTAAAGTGACGCTGGATACTTCCGGGGATATTCCGAAAGTGGTGAAAATCTCGCTGAAGACGGAAGGCGAAGTGGAGGGCATTACGCAGGAAGAGTTTCAGAAGCACGCGGAGTTTGCCAAGCAGAACTGCCCTATTTCCCAGCTGCTGCAGGCCGTGCCCGAAATGGAGCTGGCCTCGGCTACGCTGAAGAGCTAA
- a CDS encoding endonuclease/exonuclease/phosphatase family protein, translating to MRPFVFLLLSLLLCGPLMAAPKKVVPLRVATYNLRLNIASDGPDAWPLRKEMVKGLVRYHDFDVFGTQEGFRGQLTDVAELPEYAFVGHGRENGKEAGEHSAIFYKKSRLQLLQTGDFWLSQTPDQPSKGWDATCCNRICTWAKFRDVLTKKEFYFFSVHFDHQGVEARRQSGRLMVQKIQEIAKNAPVICAGDFNSTPDTEQIKTMQTLLRDAYQITAQPPYGPTGTFNAFKLDAPLTDRIDYIFVSQGITVLNYGVLTDSLRGRYPSDHFPVVVTVTLP from the coding sequence ATGCGCCCATTCGTTTTTTTACTGCTGAGCCTGCTGCTATGCGGCCCCCTGATGGCTGCCCCCAAAAAGGTGGTGCCGTTGCGGGTGGCCACCTATAATCTGCGTCTAAACATTGCCAGTGATGGCCCCGATGCCTGGCCGCTGCGCAAGGAAATGGTCAAAGGCCTAGTGCGCTACCACGATTTTGATGTGTTTGGCACGCAGGAGGGTTTCCGGGGGCAGCTAACGGATGTGGCGGAGCTGCCGGAGTACGCCTTTGTAGGCCACGGCCGCGAGAATGGCAAGGAAGCCGGCGAGCATTCGGCCATTTTCTACAAGAAAAGCCGGCTGCAGCTGCTGCAAACGGGGGATTTCTGGCTGAGTCAAACCCCGGATCAACCGTCTAAAGGCTGGGATGCCACCTGCTGCAACCGCATCTGCACTTGGGCTAAATTCCGGGATGTGCTAACCAAAAAGGAGTTCTACTTTTTCAGCGTCCATTTTGATCATCAGGGCGTGGAAGCCCGCCGCCAGTCGGGCCGGCTAATGGTGCAGAAGATTCAGGAAATTGCCAAAAATGCCCCCGTCATCTGCGCAGGAGACTTCAATTCCACGCCCGACACCGAGCAGATCAAGACCATGCAAACGCTGCTGCGCGACGCGTACCAGATAACGGCGCAGCCTCCATACGGGCCCACGGGCACCTTCAACGCCTTCAAATTAGATGCCCCACTGACGGACCGCATTGATTACATCTTTGTCAGTCAGGGCATCACGGTGCTGAACTACGGGGTGCTGACAGACTCCCTGCGCGGGCGTTATCCGTCCGACCATTTTCCGGTAGTCGTCACCGTAACGCTACCGTGA